DNA sequence from the Candidatus Krumholzibacteriia bacterium genome:
CCCGGGTGGCGTCCATCGTTCTGAGCTTCCATCCGCTGCAAACGCCCTTTCTCGGCCCCGACGAGGTGGTTCCGTTCGTGTCACTGGTCAAGAACCTGTTCCAGCAGCGGCGCAAAACCATCCACAACACGCTGCGCGCGTTCTACCCCATGCCGGAAGACGCGCTGTTGCGCGTGGCGGAAGCGGCCGGGGTGGACCTGCAGAGCCGGCCCGAGGTGTTGTCGCGCGAGCAGTTCCGCGCCCTGTCGCGGGCGTTGCTGGCGGCGGGAGTTTGATTGTTGCGGGCATTGATGCAACCAGTGCAGTGGGTGCGATGTGGAGTCGCCACGATGGTCGCGGCAGCGTGTCTCGCCGCGACGGCTCCGCGCGTTCTTTCTCAAGACAACGTGTACAACCCCGGCACGGCCACGCCCGACACGCTGCAGTTCGGCAAGACCTACCAGTTCGCGCCGCTGTTCAAGAACGGCATCGAGGGTAACGTCTCGTTTGTGAGCATGATGAACCAGTTCAACAGCAACATGTCGACGAGCTACGGACCGCGGTTCGACTTCGGCCTCTTCAAGGACGAGAAGTACTACCGCCTGCAGGACCGCCGCGAGGAGACCAAGCGGCTCACGCTGTCCAGCTTCTACGCGGTGCGCCCCGGGATGACCAGCACCCTCGGCTACAGCGACAGCCGCGTGTTCAACCGCTCCGTGATACCGGGCGGCGGCTTTCAGGACTACATCATCAACGACAACGGGTTCACGGGCGGGGCCACGCTGACCGGGCGCGTGGAACGCGCGCGTTTCGACGCGGCGCTCAGCGCCAGCGCCATGAACGGCGAGCGTACCTACAAGACCGACGACACCTACGGCGGCGGTCTCAACGGTGGCGTGGGTTACAACTTCTTCCGCAATCGCCTGGTGGTGCAGGCCCGCGGTGCCCTTCGTGAGACATCGGAATCTTCGCGAACCGCGCTCGCGGTGTTCAACGGACTGGGGGCGTCCGAAGACTCCGTCAGTGGCGCGGTTCGCCTTTCTCTTGCCGACTCGGTGGATCTCCGCGCCTCTTACTCCGCCTACAACGGCACCCGCACCTATGCGGACCAGGCCCAGGGGGCGCTGGGCGGCCAGCTGGGCGGCGCAGAGAACGTGTTCGAGGAAACCGAGAACCGGCTCACCCGCACCACGCTGCTCAATCTCAACTCCCAGTTGTGGGACGACCTCCTGATCCAGCTGGATGCGAGCCACGAGGAACAGCTCAGCCAGTACGCGGTGCAGACCACGCGTTTCGGCGAAACGGTCATCGACGCCTTGCGTGGAACCGTCACCTACATGATGCCCTGGAAGACACGATCGGTGGTGTCGCTCGACAACTCGGAGACGCAGCGCAACCTGGGCCCGCAGTCGGTGGGCAGCTACGCCGAGAATCGCAAGCGAGTCGGCATCGGCCTGGGGCACCAGTTCACGCCAACGTTGCGTGCGGACTTCAGCGCCTCTACGCAGCTCTCGCAGTCGTTCTACGTCAACTACGAGGCCAACCCGCGCGACCGCGACCAGGTGGACAACCTGGCCAGCCTGCGCCTGTCGTCGCAGCCATTCTCCAGGGTGTCGGCCAACGTGACCGTGTCGTATTCGTCCACGCAGTTCATCAACATCGATGAAAGCCAGTCGCGCAACAACCGCACGCGCGACCTGTACGAAATGCGTCCCGGGTTCTCCTGGAACGTGCGGGACTGGTTCACCATCTCGCAGACCTACGGCGTCGTCATCGAATATACCGACTATGTGTTTGTGCCCAACGACAACTTTCTCGACCGCAACTTGATCTTCGCCAACACCTTCACCTTCAAGCCCGTGCCGGGCCTGGATTTTCGTTTCGACTACGGCCTCAACAAGCACGACAAGGGGTCGTACCTGCCCACGGGTCCCAACGGAGAGGATGTGCTCAACGTGGACCGCGAGGACCATCGCAGCCGGCTGACACTGCGCGTGGACTACGCGGTCAATGACCGCCTGGCGTTCTTTGCCGAGAATCGCTACAGCCAGTTCGTGGACAAGACGGTTTCATCGAACCTCGAAACCGTCACCACCGATGGCCAGATTGCGGTGGGGACCACCGGTAAGTATGACTTTGGAAAGAACCGCAAGCTGTCCTTCCTGCTGTCGCGCGTCAAGCGCTTCGCGCCCACGGGATCTGCCAAGGAAAAGGACTACTGGGACATGCGTTCGGAGTTGAACTTCCCGCTATGATCGCGCGGCGTCACACACTTGCCCTGCTCACCGCGGTGATGCTGTGCGTCACGCTGCCGGCGTGCCTGTTCAGTACGCGCGAGGACGAGGTGCAGCCGCCGGGCACGGGCGGGTGTCCGGTGGTGTCCCTGAATGACCCGCTGCAGGTGTTCGGCGCGTTGAAGCAGGCGCTGAACGTGTGCAAGCAGGACGCCAACTACGAGCGCGCGCTCAGCAGCACGTTCCTCTTCTCGCCCACGCTGCAGGATTCGCTGGACCAGAACTTCATCAACACCGGGGTCTTCGACAACTGGAACAAGGCGCGGGAGCTGGAAGCGCTGGGGCTGCTGCTGGCGGACGCGCAGACCCTGCTGGCCGAGTTCTCGCCCTCGGTGGAGATCAACAAGAACACCTTCGTCCGGTACCGGGTGAACTACGAACTGGGCGTGGTCGCCACGGCCACCCCGGCCGATACCACCCGCTACCGCGGCGTGGCGTTCTTCGACGTGCGCAACGAGGGCGGTAACTGGCGCCTTACGTACTGGAACGATATCGACACCGTGGACGGGTTTTCCACCTGGGGATATCTCCGGGGAATCCTGGGGCTGCGGCTGAATCCTTGAGCAACCATGAGGAACCATCCGCAACACCAACGATGTTAACCTTTTACGTTACTTGACCTTAAGGGGACCGATCATGTATCATTCTGTTGGACTTCAGCGACCCGCCTCGCGGAAAGGAATCACATCCATGTGGAAGAGAAGTAGTGTTCTGTGTGCCTTCGTGGTGCTGGCCGCACTGACGTCGTCCTGTATCTTTGATCCCAAGAAGGACGATGGCCCTCCGCCACCGCCGACCGGGGACTACAAGGACCTGACCAACCGGTCTGACGTCCTCTTCAACCTCCAGAAGTCCTACAACGACCGCAATATGACGGAATACGAGAGGATTCTGGACGATAACTTCACGTTCTTCCTCTCCGATGGCGATGTCAACGGCGGTCTCCCGGTGCAGTGGGGCCGCAGGGATGAACTTGACGCCAACACCAACCTGTTCAGCCGCACTGTCCCCCCCGGGGCCACCTGGCCGTTGTGCACCTCCATCCAGATGGACGTGCAGTTTGAAGCCGGCCTGCAGTGGGTGGAAGTGATTCCGGACGCGGCACCCGATGAGACGTGGTACACCACCACGTGTTTCTACGACTTCCAGATCGAGGTCGAACCTGATACCAAGTACATCCCGTACCCCGGTGCCAAGGCGCAGTTCACCGTGCGCAACGCGGGCACCGATAGCAACCCGAGATGGCAGCTCGTCGAGTGGCGCGATCTCGGCGGCGCTCAATAAGGGGCAAGTGGTTCAAAGAGGGCACCGGTCGCAAAGCCGGTGCCCTTTTTGTTTCTTGAGGGGAACTCCACCATGAAGAAACTGCATTTCGTTGCACTGGCCGCGATGCTCGCAATGACGTTCGCGCTTGCCTGCGAAGACACGGTCGACCCGCCGCCGCCGGATCCGCCCGTCGTGTATCAGCCGCTGACCACGCGCGTCGCGGTGCTCAACAACCTGGAGGCCGCGTACAACAACCGCAACATCGGCGAGCTGGACAAGCTGCTCGATCCCGAGTTCAGCTTCCATCTCAGCGACGGCGACGTGAACGGTGGCCTGCCGCCGCAGTGGAACCGCGCGACGGAAATGGACGTCAGCACGAACCTGTTCAGTGATACCGAGGACCCGCTGCACCGCTGGCCGCTGTGCACCTCGATCGATTTCGACCTGGACCTCAGCAACCCCGACTGGGTGGACATCGTGCCGCCGCCGGTGGCGGACGAGCACTGGTCCATGGTTACGGTCTTCTACGACTTCCAGATCGCGGTCAACCCCGACACCAAGTTTTACCCGTATCCCGGGGCGAAGGTGCGTTTCACCGTGCGCAACAACGGAACCGACGAGAATCCGCACTGGCAACTCGTCGAAGCGGAGGATCTGGGGGGCGGAAGTGCCCTTGTCGGCACGCACGCCACTGCCACGGAAGAGTCCACCTGGGGCAAGGTGAAGTCGCTGTTCCGGGGCGACTCATGAAGAGACACCTGTTCCTTCCCGTCCTGATGCTCCTCGCGCTCGCTTGCGGGGGCGAGGACGCCGTCCTGGAACCACCCCCGACCCGCGTGGCCGACCTGACGGTCAGGTCTGACGTTCTCTACTTCATCGAGTGGTCCCACAACGGGCGTAACATGGTGCGTTTCGAGAGTGCGCTGGACGACAGCTTCCGTTTCCTTCCATCCCCGGGAGATGTCAGGGGCGGCCTTCCTGCAGAATGGGACCGTGACACCGAGTTGCAGCTGGTAAACCGCCTGTTCGACCCGGACTTGAACGAGCCGGGTTTGGACCGGTGCACCGGCCTCATGATGGACGTCTATCTCGAGGAAGGTGTTGATTGGGAAGAAGTGCCGGCTTCGGGCGGCGAGACATGGTACGCGGCGACGCTGTACTGTAATGGATTAGTATGGACACAGCGAATGGGGTGCCACGACGTGAGCTCAAAGCAGCGGCTTACCGTTCGCAACGCCGGCACGGATGAAGCGCCGCGCTGGCAACTCGTGGAGTGGCAAGAGTTCGATCGTTTCACTGCCGCGCCGCTGCGCGACAGTGCTGTATGCTGGGCCGTTTCCTGGGGCTACATGAAAGCAATGTACGCGGACCCGCCATGACGTGGCCTTCCTCTCCTTGACACCCCGCGTTGCGTGCCCCTAGCCTCGCGCCACCCATGGCACGCAAGAAACGCCCTTCCTCACGCACCGCACCCTCGCGCGGGTTCAGATTCGCGATCGGTTTGCTGGTCATCGTCGCCGTGGGCGGAACCGCGGCGGTTCGCTTTCTGCAGAGCACGCGCGGCGCCGTGTTCCTGGTGGACCGCGGCGTGGAGAGCGCCTACCCGCGCGTGCAGGGCGACGTGAGTATTGCGCTCAAGCGCACGCTGGAGCGCAGCGGGTTGCGCAAGCGCATCCGCGTGCGCAACGATCCCGCCGCGGTGCAAAGCCGTGCCGCCGGTCAGCCGCTGCGCTGGGACATCCCCTGCGACGAGTCCGCGGATCTGATTCTTATTAATGTCGCACTCACCGGCGCGGTTCGGCAGGCCGGCGCGGTGCTGCGCAACGCGGAGGAGAGCAACGACGGGCGCATGCTCACCTACGTGGTCGGCACCCGCACCCGCGACACCCACCGCCTCACCATCCGCCGCCTGGCGCCCGAGGCCGTGACACAACACCTGCGGGACACCCGGCCGCTGCCGCGCGTGGCCATCGTGATCGACGACTTCGGCTACGCGCGCGGCGGCGTGCCCGGCGAAATCCTGGACCTCAAGCTGCCGATCACCGTCTCCATCCTGCCCGGGCTGCGCTTCTCGCAGGCCATGCTGGCCGACGCCCGCGCGCGCAAGCGTTGCGTCCTGCTCCACCTGCCGCTGGAGGGAAGCGAACCCTTCGACCCCGACCTGCCCGCCATCTCCACCGGTATGAGCGACGCGGAAATAACCTCCCTGGTGGGCGAGTACATGGAGCGCCTGCCGGGGGTGGACGGTGTCAACAACCACCAGGGCTCGGTGGCCACCGCGGACCCGCGCGTGATGCGCGCGGTGTGCGCGGCACTCAAGCCGTACGGCGTGTTCTTCCTCGACTCTTTGACGTCCCCGAAGTCGGTCGCCTATAATGTGGCGGTGAACTCGGGTCTGCGGGCGGCGTCCAACACGATCTTTCTGGACGACGGCACCGATCGCCGCGAGGATGTGGAGGACCGCATCCGCGAACTGATCGCCCTGGCCCGCAAGCGCGGGTCGGCGGTCGGTATCGGCCATCCGCACCCCTGGACGCTCGAGGCCCTGCAGGCCAGCATCGACGACCTCGACGCCGCCGAGGTGCAGGTGGTTACGGTGTGCGAGCTGGTGGCGGCCCTGGAAACGGCGCGCGTATCTCAAACCCGGTAGTGGAGAAGAGCATGGAGAAGACCTACATCCGCCTCGGAGTGAACATCGACCACGTCGCCACGCTGCGCGAGGTGCGCCACGCCCACGAACCGGACCCGGTCGCGGCCGCCGTGGCCGCGGGAATGGCGGGGGCGGACCAGATCACCGTGCACCTGCGCGAGGATCGCCGCCACATCCAGAACCGCGATGTGCGACTGATCCGCGAGGTGGTCCGCGGGGCACTCAACCTGGAGATGGCCGCGGCGGCCGAGATGCAGGAGATCGCGCTGGCCATCCGGCCGGACTCGGTGTGCATCGTGCCGGAGAAACGCGAGGAGATCACCACCGAGGGCGGCCTGGACCTCACCGACGCCCCGCGCAGCCTGGGCGAGCTGGTGGCCACGCTCAAGGACGCCGGCATCCAGGTGACGGCCTTCCTCGACCCCGACCCCCAGCAGATCCACGAGGCGGCGCGCCTCCGCTTTGACGCGGTGGAAATGCACACCGGCGCCTTCTCCAACGCCTCGCACCTCAAGGTTGAGGACGAGGTCAAGAAACTCAAGGAAGCCGCCAACGCCATCCGCCACCTGGGCATGCGCGTGCACGCCGGCCACGGCCTGGACTACCACAACGTCACCCGCATGCTGGAGGTCCCCTACCTGGAGGAGCTCAACATCGGCCACGCCATCATCGCCCGCTCGGTCTTCACCGGTCTCGACCGGGCTGTCCGCGACATGCTCCACCTGATGGGCCGGGTGTGACCGCGCGGCAGTCGGGCAGCAAGGCGAACAAGAGGTAAGAAAAGGGGTTCCGCTGGCGGGACCCCTTCTTCTTGCTCGGGCGCTTCGGTGCCGCGCCACCGGTGGCCCCCCAAAAATGATGCACATGCACCATACAGACCGGGGTGCGCCATGGGGGATAATCCAGCAGTAACTCTGGGTATCCTCGATCCCAGGGGGCCGCTTTCCCGCGCCGCGCAGAAGGGAGCCAACCATGAGGGGAATCATTTTGTGGGCAGCAATGGTCTGTGCCGCAGGCACACCCGCCCACGCGCAGTCAATATGGCAGTGGCAGTACCCGGCGACGGGGGGCCTCACCTTGCAGCACGTTGACGTTCTGCTCCCCTCAACCGCGATGGCGGTGGGAGTTAGCGGCACGGTGGTGAAGAGCACGGATGGGGGCGCTACCTGGGCCCGGTGTTCCCCGGTGCCTGGCTCGCCCACGCTGAACGCGGTGAGTGTGCTCGATGGCAACACGGTTGTCGCCGTGGGCGAAGGGGGTGTCGTCGCGCGTTCCGTGAACGGTGGTAACACGTGGAGTGTGACGAACGTCGGGGGCGGCGTGGCGGAGCAACTCTATGACGTCGATTTTGCCGATGCCCTTCATGGCATGGCGGTTGGTTCCCGGCCGCGCGTTCTGCCCGCAGCTGCCGACGGCGTCATCGTGAGCACCGATGACGGCGGGGTAACGTGGGTCACACGAGCCGTGATCCCTGCTACACGGCTGCGCGGCGTGTGCGTCGTGGATGGCGGGAGCGCGTTCGCCGTGGGATGGGACCTGACGATTCTCCACTCCGGCGATGGTGGTGTCAACTGGGATACGCAGAACGGAGCGGGTTCCGGTGAACTTCACAGCGTCGATTTCATCGACGCGAACAACGGTACCGCCGTCGGATACTCGTTTGCGACACTGTATCCGCCGGTCAGCCTGAAGACGACCAATGGTGGGCTCACGTGGACCGAAACCAATACGTGGCCTGCATACTGGTCGAGGCAGTTGTATTCGGTGGACCAGGTAACGGAGATGGTGACCGTTGTGGGCGGGTATATCGAAGATGGGCCGCCGGGACTCCTGTACAGCACCGGCAATGGCGGGGTGTCGTGGACCCAGAGATACGTGGACTCGATCATACGAGGCGTGGGGATGTTCTCGACCACGGAGGGTGTGGCGGTGGGTGACGGGGGCGCGATCTACCGGACCGTGGATGGCGGTCAGAACTGGGCACAAGTAGGGGGCGGATCGGGGCGGTACACGATGACGGATGTCGATTTTCTCGACATCCAGCATGGCGTGGCCATAGCCGCCGACAACGGCGATCCATCTCTTTATCCGACGTCGCCCATGTATCTCACGAGCGACGGCGGGGCCACCTGGTCGGTTTCGCAGCCCTTCACCTGGTCGACTATCGGCGACGTTTCCTATCCAGCCCCGAACACCATCGTCGTGGTGGGGTGGGGGCCGGCGCAGATGGATGCAGGCGCTTTCGTTGCGCGGTCGACCGACGGCGGCACGACATGGTCCACCCTGTTCTCCAGTGCGTGCTACCCGGGTGCGCCGGATTGCGTTCCCACCCTGCTCGGCGTGGACTTTTTCGGACCGGACAACGGCGTCGCGGTTGGCTCCCGCATCTACACAATTGTGGATGGCGTGGCGTCGGCGGGGCCGGACATATCGCTCATCGAGGTGTCGGTGCCGTCGCTGCAGACCGCCTACGCGGTGGGATACGGTGGGGTGATCATGAAGGGTGACCTGCCGAGCAATGCCTGGACGCCTCTGGTGAGCGGCACAACCGAGGATCTCCGCGACGTTTGCTTCATCGACGACATGACCGGCTGGGTGCTGGCGCAATCCGGCGCGTTGCTGCACACCACCAACGGGGGCGCCAGCTGGACATTCCTGTCGGCTCCCAGTTCGGGGGCCATATCATTCATTGACGAAATGAACGGGGTGCTCTCGAACGGTGGCACGACGATCTGGAAGACCATCAATGGCGGTAACAACTGGATTCCGGAGACGACGCCCGCGCCCGTCAATGAAATTGCCTTCATCGACATCGCCAACATGGAGGCGGTCGGGGGCAATGAGAACATCATTGTGCGGCGCGATATTCCCGTGCCGGTGTTCTTCCAGAACCTGACCGCGTCGGTGAAGGACCGAGCGGTGGAACTGCGCTGGGCTGTCTACACGGACGAGACCATCCGGGGCTACCGCATCTACCGTGACGACGTGTCCATGACGGACGCGCTGGTCGCCCCGGGCGAGCACCAGTTCATCGACAGCAAGGTTACTCCGGAAGCCGAGTACCAGTACGTGGTCGCGGCGGTGAGTGAGAGCGGGATGGAGACGCGGTCGTGGCCGGTGACGGTGCGGATGCCGTCTGCGCCGGTGGCGCTCTACCAGAACACGCCCAACCCGTTCAACCCGGAGACGCAGATCCGTTTTGCGGTTCCCACCCCGATGCAGGTGACGCTGACGGTGTACGACATCGCGGGCCGGCGGGTGGCGGTGCTGGCCGACCGTGTCTACCCGGGCGGTGAGCACGCGGTGGCCTGGGACGGGATGACGGGTAACGGTGAACCGGCCGCGTCCGGCATCTATTTCTACGAGTTGCGGACCCCGAAGAGTACGGTGGTCCGCAAGATGGCGTTGCTCAAGTAAGCGCAGCAGGGCTCCCCGGTGCGGTCGCTCAGGCGGCCCCGCCGGGGAGCCACCCCGACCTTCCCTCAAGGGCCCCCTTGACCCCGCAACCCGTTCGTGTATAATGGCCTCTTATTTTCCGGCCATACTGCCCTCCCGCTGTGGATAACCTGGCGCCACACATACCGGCACGACCCTGGGGAGGGCGGAAGTCTGCCCGACACAGTCTGATCTGAGGTAACGATGAAGACCCGTTGGAAGCTGGTCATCATTCTCGCGGTCATGGTGTTCTGCGCCTGGGCGCTGTTTCCGAGCTTTCGCTACTACTCGATGAGCGGAGAAGCCCGGGCGCGTATGAGCAGTGAGCAGCGAGACATGTATTTGGACAGGGCTCTCAAGCTCGGCCTGGACCTCCAGGGCGGCGTGCACCTCGTGATGGAAGTCGATGACTCCAAGCTCGACGAGAACGCCAAGAAGGATGTCATGGACCGCGCCATCCGGATCTACCGCAACCGCATCGACCAGTTCGGCGTGGCCGAGCCGGTGATCCAGAAGCAGGGCGACCGCCGCATCATCGTGGAGTTGCCCGGCCTCTCCGACGTGGACCGCGCGCACCGCATTCTCGGCCAGACCGCGCAGCTGGAATTCCGGCTGGTGCGCGAGCAGGACGAGGTGAGCCGCACGCTGCAGGCGCTCGATCGCAACCTGCGCGGGGTCAAGGTGACCGGCTCGGTAATCGACACCACCGGCATCGACGCGGACACCACCCGGACGGCCAGCAAGACCCCGGAGACCCAGCAGGCCAGTGCGGCGGACTCGCTGCTGCCCACCATTCCGGGTGCGGCGGACAACGTGCCGCTTCCCGAGGCCACCGAAGACCGGCCCTTCACCTCCATGCTGCTGACCTACTTCGACGGCGGCGTGGTGGTGGACGAGCGGCGCAAGGAAACCGTCGACCTGCTCTTGCAGACCGAACAGGCGCAGCGCGCGGTTCCCTCCAATTCGGCGTTCCTGTGGGGCGCTGAGACGCGGCCGGTGCAGGGTGGCGGCAACGGCTACATGCTCTACCTGGTGGAGAAGAACGCCACCCTCGACGGGTCGACGCTCACCGACGCCACCACCAGCCCCGACCCCGACAACCCGACACAGCTCAACGTGAACTTCCGCTTGAACCGGCAGGGTGCCATCATCTTTGCGCGCTTCACCGGAGAGAACATCGGCCGGCACATCGCCATCGTACTCGACCAGAAGGTGCGCTCGGCGCCCACGGTGCAGAGCAAGATTCCCAGCGGCGAGGGCCGCATCACCGGTATCGGCAGCGACGACGAGGCGGCGGATCTCTCCATCGTGCTGCGTGCGGGTGCGTTGCCCGCGCCGGTTTCGA
Encoded proteins:
- a CDS encoding divergent polysaccharide deacetylase family protein, whose product is MARKKRPSSRTAPSRGFRFAIGLLVIVAVGGTAAVRFLQSTRGAVFLVDRGVESAYPRVQGDVSIALKRTLERSGLRKRIRVRNDPAAVQSRAAGQPLRWDIPCDESADLILINVALTGAVRQAGAVLRNAEESNDGRMLTYVVGTRTRDTHRLTIRRLAPEAVTQHLRDTRPLPRVAIVIDDFGYARGGVPGEILDLKLPITVSILPGLRFSQAMLADARARKRCVLLHLPLEGSEPFDPDLPAISTGMSDAEITSLVGEYMERLPGVDGVNNHQGSVATADPRVMRAVCAALKPYGVFFLDSLTSPKSVAYNVAVNSGLRAASNTIFLDDGTDRREDVEDRIRELIALARKRGSAVGIGHPHPWTLEALQASIDDLDAAEVQVVTVCELVAALETARVSQTR
- a CDS encoding pyridoxine 5'-phosphate synthase, producing the protein MEKTYIRLGVNIDHVATLREVRHAHEPDPVAAAVAAGMAGADQITVHLREDRRHIQNRDVRLIREVVRGALNLEMAAAAEMQEIALAIRPDSVCIVPEKREEITTEGGLDLTDAPRSLGELVATLKDAGIQVTAFLDPDPQQIHEAARLRFDAVEMHTGAFSNASHLKVEDEVKKLKEAANAIRHLGMRVHAGHGLDYHNVTRMLEVPYLEELNIGHAIIARSVFTGLDRAVRDMLHLMGRV
- a CDS encoding T9SS type A sorting domain-containing protein, which produces MRGIILWAAMVCAAGTPAHAQSIWQWQYPATGGLTLQHVDVLLPSTAMAVGVSGTVVKSTDGGATWARCSPVPGSPTLNAVSVLDGNTVVAVGEGGVVARSVNGGNTWSVTNVGGGVAEQLYDVDFADALHGMAVGSRPRVLPAAADGVIVSTDDGGVTWVTRAVIPATRLRGVCVVDGGSAFAVGWDLTILHSGDGGVNWDTQNGAGSGELHSVDFIDANNGTAVGYSFATLYPPVSLKTTNGGLTWTETNTWPAYWSRQLYSVDQVTEMVTVVGGYIEDGPPGLLYSTGNGGVSWTQRYVDSIIRGVGMFSTTEGVAVGDGGAIYRTVDGGQNWAQVGGGSGRYTMTDVDFLDIQHGVAIAADNGDPSLYPTSPMYLTSDGGATWSVSQPFTWSTIGDVSYPAPNTIVVVGWGPAQMDAGAFVARSTDGGTTWSTLFSSACYPGAPDCVPTLLGVDFFGPDNGVAVGSRIYTIVDGVASAGPDISLIEVSVPSLQTAYAVGYGGVIMKGDLPSNAWTPLVSGTTEDLRDVCFIDDMTGWVLAQSGALLHTTNGGASWTFLSAPSSGAISFIDEMNGVLSNGGTTIWKTINGGNNWIPETTPAPVNEIAFIDIANMEAVGGNENIIVRRDIPVPVFFQNLTASVKDRAVELRWAVYTDETIRGYRIYRDDVSMTDALVAPGEHQFIDSKVTPEAEYQYVVAAVSESGMETRSWPVTVRMPSAPVALYQNTPNPFNPETQIRFAVPTPMQVTLTVYDIAGRRVAVLADRVYPGGEHAVAWDGMTGNGEPAASGIYFYELRTPKSTVVRKMALLK
- the secD gene encoding protein translocase subunit SecD gives rise to the protein MKTRWKLVIILAVMVFCAWALFPSFRYYSMSGEARARMSSEQRDMYLDRALKLGLDLQGGVHLVMEVDDSKLDENAKKDVMDRAIRIYRNRIDQFGVAEPVIQKQGDRRIIVELPGLSDVDRAHRILGQTAQLEFRLVREQDEVSRTLQALDRNLRGVKVTGSVIDTTGIDADTTRTASKTPETQQASAADSLLPTIPGAADNVPLPEATEDRPFTSMLLTYFDGGVVVDERRKETVDLLLQTEQAQRAVPSNSAFLWGAETRPVQGGGNGYMLYLVEKNATLDGSTLTDATTSPDPDNPTQLNVNFRLNRQGAIIFARFTGENIGRHIAIVLDQKVRSAPTVQSKIPSGEGRITGIGSDDEAADLSIVLRAGALPAPVSIVEERTVGPSLGRDSIESGKKAAMAGFVLVIIFMIVYYKLSGALASFAMILAMVMILAVMATLRATLTMPGIAGLILTIGMAVDANVLILERVREELRRGKTVRSAIDAGYDKAFSTILDANVTTLITAFVLWQFGTGPIKGFATTLSVGILSSMFTALIVTHVVYDIITSRRHLERLSV